A region of Thermothielavioides terrestris NRRL 8126 chromosome 6, complete sequence DNA encodes the following proteins:
- a CDS encoding mitochondrial 54S ribosomal protein YmL47 — translation MRPNGSSALLGALQALRISPATPIHAYLPSATAALRPSPLAASAAAPHHVRLFSATATRAGTWLEPNLPRKKKMMKGRPRVPTGGSSKGTTVVWGDYGLRMCDHHRRISAAQLKTAEDTIKQRLRGEKYRLYKRVACNVGVFVSGNEMRMGKGKGSFDHWAARVAVNQIIFEIKGMLHEQVIRDAFRLAGNKLPGQYEFVKKGDPPVVGITKLDGITLEDLKRPWKKLPAPESAAASPSASTASSAPPPS, via the exons ATGAGGCCAAACGGTTCATCGGCGCTCCTTGGTGCCTTGCAGGCACTAAGGATATCGCCCGCGACGCCCATCCATGCTTATCTCCCTTCCGCGACCGCTGCTCTCCGGCCGTCACCGCTCGCCGCTTCGGCCGCCGCACCGCACCATGTCCGGTTGTTTTCGGCCACCGCGACCCGGGCGGGAACATGGCTGGAGCCGAACCTCCCGCGCAAGAAGAAGATGATGAAGGGGCGGCCAAGAGTGCCGACCGGGGGGTCGTCGAAGGGCACGACCGTGGTCTGGGGCGACTACGGCCTGCGCATGTGCGATCACCACCGCAGAATCAGCGCTGCGCAGCTCAAGACCGCCGAGGACACCATCAAGCAGCGTCTGCGTGGCGAGAAGTATCGGCTGTACAAGAGGGTTGCTTGCAATGTCGGCGTGTTTGTCAGCGGTAACGAG ATGAGAATGGGTAAGGGCAAGGGCTCTTTTGACCACTGGGCGGCCCGAGTCGCCGTCAACCAGATCATCTTTGAGATCAAGGGGATGCTCCACGAGCAGGTCATCCGGGACGCCTTCCGCCTTGCCGGGAACAAGCTGCCAG GACAGTATGAGTTTGTGAAGAAGGGCGATCCACCGGTCGTGGGAATCACGAAGTTAGACGGCATCACGCTGGAGGACCTCAAGCGGCCTTGGAAGAAGCTCCCAGCACCAGAGAGCGCTGCCGCATCACCATCAGCCTCGACAGCCAGCTCCGCACCGCCTCCTTCATAG